ttccacttcttcttcttccacctgcTTTTCCTCATTTTCGAGTCCTTCTGCACCCATTACTAGATCTTCGAGTTTCTTGTTTACCTGGGAAAGATTAAAGTAGGTAACTAATTATTTATAAAGAAGATATCAATTACGGTACACATTAGACTATCTATTATATCCCGTTTGAGCAATACTACTTTAatctttaaattattatcttttaataacaaaagtaatattaatattaacattaatattaataaatttaaaatgtgaAAACATCCTCTATTTTTAGCTAATTCTTTGAACAGTGAAAGATTTTGAATTGCAAAgcctttttcctcttcctcaaacgttaaattttattgaatttattggaGATTTAATGAGTAAAGTATTGGAGAATCACCTATTAAGATGACTGCTGTAGCAGTCGGTTTGCACAGTATATTGAATTGATATCCCATAATAGAACATAAGATAAATGTAGAAACAGtcaatgtattatattatttttgaaatacatCATATTATGTCTAGAGTTAAAATAGAATCGccataaaaatattcattggaaGTAGTTTTTAATAGAGCAGGGCAATGGCTTTTTTGAAGGCCAATATTTCTTTCAAAACCCCTGAAGTAGGCTACCCCATTTTTGctttaaatattgaattattggaaaaataaaatacgaGTATTATAAAGCAATTGTCCTGAAGAATTTAATTCACTTTTTCCACTGACATAATAGAACGTAAACTCAAACTATTTCtatggaattgaaattgaaataatcattggAAGGAATTTGTAATATAGCAGGGCAAAGGCTTTTTTAAAGGCcaatatttctttcaaaaaacttgaaaacttgaagtagGCTACCCCATTTTTGCTTTAAATATTGAactattggaaaaataaaatacgaGTAGTAGAAAGCAATTGTCCTGAAGAAGTTAATTCACTTTTTCCACTGACATAATAAAACTTAAACTCTAACTATTTCTATGGTATTGAAATGTTATCCTGTCTTATCAACAAGAAGGACAATTCTGTTGGCCAAAGGAATTGATCTGTAGAATTGTTTCAAGAATAGACTATATGTTCAAAAGTCGATTGGTCGCAATATTCTAAATactaatattacaataatattattccaaaatAGTTTTGAATCAACCTATGTTACTGAAActgttgaaaaaatgttattataaaaaGAATTGCCCTCACCTCATGCATATCAACATTAGGCTCGTTCTCAATAttcccttctccttcatcagttttcttatcatcatcatttttctcttcattctccTTATTATCTTCGATTTCAAAATCCAGTCCAGGCTCTTTTTCTTCGTCTcccacttctttctcttctttttccttctcttcttcttcaacctCCTCCTGTTTggcttcctcttcaattttatcagCTTCCTCTTGGCTTTGTAAAAATTGATCCAAATCGGTGATCGATGTGTTCTTTTCTTCGTAAATTCGTTCTTTTCTTTTGATGTCTGCTTCCAGTAATGATCTGaacagaaaaaagtaataattgaatttgaaattataatttattccatCCAATACAAGTATAAAATTCATATGAACCAGAAAATTAATGTGACTGAAACTTTTGTTTAATGATTCTCGACTTTTGGAAGTCAGTGATAGGAAAGACGTTATCAACTTTGCAGTTATTCATGAAACTCAATGCACAATAACCTATTctcattaaaatattaatttttattgattgtcATTTTAATACCGGTACCTAATTATCCAATTGTGAAATAATAGAGGATCCATTTTTTCAGATtagtatcaaataatattaatttgaatttaaatataggCTAATATCTTCCagaagaatttgaagaaaacacGGTTCAATGCTTTGTGAAAATCTTCCATTTTAGTTTCGTAATAAAACTgctgttataatattattgaaaatcgaTTCTTCATAAATGTAGTTTTTCTGTTAGTAACATAATCATGTGCATTCTTTTATTGaatgtttattgatttaaatttaatacGAATGAGTATTAAGCTATATTAGGAATAagtttaaatatgaataatagcgGTGCTTCTAGTAAAGaagtttgttttcaattttcgcatcatcatttttttttaaatttgttaatattttacggttttgaaagtaaatttatatttaactagctggcccggcgaacttcgtaccgccaaacagttaatgcatctcatgacaaactttagctggatgcacacctgaggaggcgcgatgcggcattttgcatccaggtgcttcttgcttatttgtttgaatggaagaactcacactcACTGATTCGGACATGGCATGTAAcagtgtgataaggcaatctccataagatcaacactttgtatcaccaagccgcgcctcctcaggtgtgcttagtctttgcttaatctgatgcactatatttttatgaaaattatccatcaatcagtattttatatctcaatatggacttcctatgtgctagttgtacagcagtttgcatttttagatatagttgaatgcaccTTGCTggggaattgaatggtatatctccttgctgctgattttcccgtgcatattctaaatttacagcattacgagttctacgacccaagtttggacgtcgttcgcaccgcggcattatttcatttcatttattcatagacaatagattcaatgcaggtaaaaacaacaggcattcgcccaaaacttttaaccttaatttggaatacacggtctagaggttatgtgaataataacttaattcacacactattttgagcccaaaaaaatgtatgtactacaatatttttggatttatcagattaaattaatttcaaaatataaatacaaaccaaaatcttccttcacaatcacaaaaaatattaaatccacaaattatactcatgttaaaattattattagaattgaaattttgtgaatcagtagaaagaaagaaaatggaaaaacagatctaccgacggctgttggatgacgcgatgattataacagctgatttttatttctgtgtgaggCCAGCTCataaatcttctcccataaggattacatgtaaactttgaaggaccgtaggaaagagtcctgaacggattataaatttgatagaccaAAAACAATCCTTGATGcggattttatatcatgttaaaatttcaactcaatcggtgcagtacttttggagtttttgAAGCGTACACAAACCGACAtaacatttatatatatatatatataatatatatatatatatatatatatatattatatatatatatatatatatatagatttggTTTTCAATCTttctaattaaaaaaatattgtttgattGTGTTTTCTCGGTGAATTGGACACAACATTCCATAAATTGGAAAGCATAGCATTCATTCTGAACtagtatatgaataaaaattctagggaggaacagttttgggctgtgcctgttggtcttctcctaattattttaatttataattgtgtatcttgaatcaataaattaattatgaattcattgtttcaaaatctTACTTCAAAAATCCTACAAGATCCTTGGTTAGTTCTTGATTATCGCTACCAGGTACTTGAGAAACATCATCTGATTTTGTTGAACTCCTTCTGTGTCTTTTTTCATCATCTGGGCCTTGCTTCTCCTTCATTTCTCTTTGTGCCAATCTTTCCTCTTCTATCTTTATAAACTTTATCTGAAACATTAGATATCTTCGTTGAATCTCCTCAAACATTTTGTTATTGGACCACTCagttatttatttgaatgtcACAAACAGCCTACATGCTGAGCATTTAagagttattaattattatactttttaGATTGGTtcggattattatttttgtttcgcATGAGCTCTGAATTATTTTCccttatttcaaattctaaatGAGTTCAATGTATACTAGTATTATCTTGATATTTTGTtatgtaataaaattattttgtagaaTTTACTCACCATCATTCcttctacaatatttttcaaagcttgaatatctcctttctcctttgctattctctcttcttcctcttccctcCATTTATTCTCAATGGCCTTTTGGACCAAATGCTCTCTGGCATCAGCCATAGTCCTCAATAGGAATGCCAAATCGTCTGTCACCTGATGAAATTCAGCTTTTTAGTTACGGTATTTGAAAGGTTAAAGCTCTCAAAATAAAAGTAGTCATgagtaaaaaatataataaatttaccATTTTAGATGTTgtactacaatattattgtaaaattgaatTGTAATTCCACAATTTAATGATTTCAAAACGATAAGACAGAAGTTATTAGTagttcaattataataaacGTAAAATAAGAAGTATTAACAAGTATAAAAACAAAGCCTATATAGGCTTGACAATGGCAGCTAAACGACCAAACTCATCGTATTCCAGTAATTTCCTTTAATAAATACTTATTGTGTTCTTGATGTTTTGAACCCCACCTAAAATAGTGTGTGTTTCCTCTCTCTCTAATTACTATTTTTTTGCACACTCGCGAAAGTTCATAAACATGCAGTTTagtaaaacaatataaacataataatataacatacaGCATATAATATTTAGTAGAACAATCCTATAATGCGGATGCAATCCTTTATAATCCTATCAATTATAAATCTTGATTTGATAGGATTATAAAGGATTGTATCCGCATTATAGGATTGTTCtactaaatattatattttgtatgttatattattatgttcatATGTATCGTACTGAAGGTACATCAGTAGGTCTactgattcaaatcaaatcaagattTATAATTGATAGGATTATAAAGgatattttcaatgtatttcacCTCATATTTACtctattttcaatattgttatcttcttatattaaaatattatacacCTCAATATTATTACGGTACTTCATTAAATATTATGTAGCTCATTCTTAATTAATATCCATTCTCCATCTCAAATTGCAAATTGAATTTCTTCCATATTTTTACCTTTAAAGAATAGCCAACACCAGACTTGGACAATCTTTtgctcttcttcctcttttttctgCATTTCTCCAGGTTTTCACATGTGTTCTGCAGCACTAAATACTTGGATAGGTCCTCGAACTCCTCTTGGTGATCCTTGTTAGCGGTTTTCTTTTTCAATGGATGCACATTGATAATTTGCATTGgtttcagtttcaattttctctttgCAATGGTGGGCGGTGGAATGAACCATGGCTTATCATAACTGcaataagaatattgattacATAACTTCATTACTcgacatttatataataaaccaaAATTAAAACAATTCATGCTAAATTTTCAATCATGATAAATTCAGTGTAATATACTTGAATTCTAAAGATTTTGGAATTATAACGTAGAAAATATACTTCTCAAAGTTAAAATGATAATGTATTCTGTAGCATTTCTTcccaaataattataatttgagaTATCCTTctagaacaaacaattttataaCATTATTACTAATCCTATGGTTTaacagaattttatttatacagttGAGTTTATATAGTTTCTTGTTTCATCATTTATTCCTTCTATACAGATAATATTAGCAATGTTATATTGGAAGCCATTaccaatattgtattattgatttGGTAATGCCCAATACGGGACTACAACTAatgaaattgcatttattcaattcatgtaATTTAAGTTTCTTTTTCCATACTTTTTCAATCTACATACCTTTTTAGTTGTGTTAAAAATTCCAAATACTGGCTGTGACTTTCGAATTTACTCCTGTCAATCGGCTTGGAAGGAAATGCTTTATGCGGACATAGACCCAAATCATCGAGTCGACTTAATCtgatcttctcctcctttttctcctcattAACTTGTGCTTTCTGAAAAAGCAACCCATTTATTTATGTAGCGATAAATATGAACATTCCATAGGTAAAACATTAACCAATTTTCCTCTAATTGACTACTTTCAGCGCCTACATTAATAGAGATTTCAATAAAACTATCATACTGTGCATATAGCAAGAAAAAAATATGCCTGACAGTGTAACATATACTATTGAACCTATTTTAGGCTGTCATACATCAATTTTGAGAAACCTTTCATTTCTAATGAATCACTTGAGAATTTTAAGCAATGGAGAGgagattaaggctgtgcaaaggctaaaaaaaaaactttctactggtgatatttttcagtttttcgaTTTGCATATCAACaagatatcaaaatgaaaaagttttctcaggaaaacattttttcccgatcTTTACTTTTGGAGATATGAGtgcctaaaattgaaattttgggacagaacatttcaaatttgataggagATAAATCCTtgaaatttagaggataaaatcttcttggtattgttgattgaatgaaacaattattttatgataatattaatttttgagaaagttattcaattatctAAAAATGACCGAACTTTTAGTTAAGTTATTTTTGGCCatttttggtgaattgaataactttcccaaaaaattatatttttagaaattttttaagttttattcaatcaacaataccaagaagattttatcctctaaatttcaaggatttatctcttaccaaatttgaaatgttctgtcccaaaaatttcaattttaggcgctcatatctcaaaaagtaatgatcggtaAATAAATGATTTCCACtgggaaaactttttcaatttgatatcttgatgatatacaaatcgaaaaactttgaaaaatattaccagtggaaattttatttttagcctttgcacaaccttaatAAGAAAAGTCAAGATGTGAAATTCTCCTTTTGAAATATATACTGCTGAGATAAAACTTTTATGGGATAGTGGAACATAATTTTAATGATAACGTTTCCTCTGtggcatatccatacttttttactgttaaaattaaacttgaattaaagaaaaacacttttggagtgaaaatgcacttactttggtAGTGACGTTTCGACCTGTCGTTGGTCATCACCAGACAGTCTggtgatgaccaacaacaggtcgaaacgtcACTACcaaagtgcattttcactccaaaagtgtttttttttttaaattcaagatAACGTTTCCCTTTCTATCTGCAAACTTCAgagataaaaaaaatacaaatgttAGTATGaatactttatattgtcagTATTCTTTACTGTTTTATAATACActatcaaacaaaaaaaaattcccaATCATTGCATACTTGgtgaatttgatttgaagtgtAATGGAAAAGATTAACAAAAAGATACAATAGTTCacataacaataaaaaaatagaaaagcaAAGATAATAGGGAACATTAGATATTAGTCAATGGCTTTACCAATAAAAATATCTTTCCAACTTAATTTGTGTTATTTAGTAGGCTTGAGTAGCCTActattaaattcaaattacagTATATCCATTATTCATTAGCATGAGTTGGGTAGATATATAAAAGCTTACCTTTGCCCCGTTCTCATTTGTAATTCTTGGATCCAGAAATGCCATTGTTTTGTAGTTTGAGCTGTTTGTAAGTattgtatcaaattttgtttgTAAGTATAATAGTTTAAATGTTGTAATGTATGGtgtgtgtaagtgtgtgtgtgtgtatatatataaaatttatttttgtatctaCATCATTTGTTGATTTTTCACATCATTCTCCAATAATTCCTGGGAAACAAAGAGGAATGATTGATAAGAAATAAGTGTAGAAAATTATCAAAAggaaataaataagataaaaacACACAGATTATGttgatacaataaataataattaacaacatGATATAGTGAATATAGAATTAACAAAATCTGTGTGCTCTTATTTACTTATGGACGAACAGTCCTAAAATATCAATAGTAGTAACTCTGGGATGTTTaagataaaattaaatttaaaatgctTTTCATCACTAGCTGCTTAATCTGTCTGCTTTTCATGTTTGGattaaaatgttataaaaattgtacacgtaaaattctaaccttatattggactttgtcacctataaattttgaagaaaatggcATAAGGACTAgcctaccttattattttatttaccaatgttattacattagtgtcatttgcattgtaaataaatttaaatgaataaataaatcacaaaCTATTGATTATAAAATATGTGAATAACACTGTAAGCCTGCATTCATATTTTCTATACACATAATTATGCACACTTGCTGTACAAAACTAGAGCAAAGCAAAATACTATTATAAAGAGAACACTGATTTTTTTTGCTTCTGCTGTTCTTTCTAATCACTAATCTAGGCAAGGATTTCCTTCAAATGCATTTTGTAAACATTATGAAACTTTCTATAtcgatttatttataaatataatagtttcttgatccattccaaTGTATCAACAaacattatttcattgttttgagCATCCACAAATCaatcatttatgaaaataaacaattttgttatttgtttacttaATGACTGGAGTATTTTTGGGTATCAGCAGGTGAAAATGGGTGCCTGACTCCCAAAAGGACTTCAGtcaaaaaagaaacaaaatatagtttattttcataaatgataAATGTACAAATCAAGGAAATCGTGTgttattataaaattctaaaCATTATagaattcaaactatttttttaaacctTCTCACAAAATTTGAAAGCATTTGAACTAATTAGAATTTTGGCTAATAATGCATTCCTCAAACtctgatcaataattatttttaattggtTAAATAGATTGTAGCAAGTAAAGGTTGACTAGTTTAGCTTGatgataaaatagaataaatttatgtGAAAGGAGGAATGTTAAACTTACTTTTATATAACGGGTTCATTGAAGGTGATACAAGTAACTACTGTTCTGATTGTTTTTTtggttttaatattattctttctcaaacACAAAACGT
The sequence above is drawn from the Nilaparvata lugens isolate BPH chromosome 2, ASM1435652v1, whole genome shotgun sequence genome and encodes:
- the LOC111057878 gene encoding myb-like protein X gives rise to the protein MAFLDPRITNENGAKKAQVNEEKKEEKIRLSRLDDLGLCPHKAFPSKPIDRSKFESHSQYLEFLTQLKSYDKPWFIPPPTIAKRKLKLKPMQIINVHPLKKKTANKDHQEEFEDLSKYLVLQNTCENLEKCRKKRKKSKRLSKSGVGYSLKVTDDLAFLLRTMADAREHLVQKAIENKWREEEEERIAKEKGDIQALKNIVEGMMIKFIKIEEERLAQREMKEKQGPDDEKRHRRSSTKSDDVSQVPGSDNQELTKDLVGFLKSLLEADIKRKERIYEEKNTSITDLDQFLQSQEEADKIEEEAKQEEVEEEEKEKEEKEVGDEEKEPGLDFEIEDNKENEEKNDDDKKTDEGEGNIENEPNVDMHEVNKKLEDLVMGAEGLENEEKQVEEEEVEAEIEEWVKSIISPRPSPKIKVEASTQFDYALERKLALGIDREPKDFTEDNY